The proteins below are encoded in one region of Nitrospira sp.:
- the gmd gene encoding GDP-mannose 4,6-dehydratase produces the protein MKKALITGITGQDGSYLAEFLLEQGYEVHGLVRRVAIEDPTHRLWRIDHLKERLTLHAASLESLPSVYRVFQALKPDECYHLAAQSFVSYSFEDEFSTLNANINGTHYVLAAIRDCAPDCRLYFAASSEMFGKVAEVPQKESTPFHPRSAYGISKVAGFHLTRNYREAYNVRATSGILYNHESPRRGFEFVTRKITSHAARIKLGLAHELKLGNLDAKRDWGHAREYVRAMWMMLQHPEPDDYVIATGEQHTVREFAEAAFAHVGLNYHDYVKLDPQLLRPAEVETLLGDATKAKQRLGWSTKISFKDLVAEMVESDLRHFSATH, from the coding sequence ATGAAAAAAGCGCTCATTACCGGGATCACCGGACAAGATGGATCGTACCTGGCCGAGTTCTTGCTCGAGCAGGGCTATGAGGTGCATGGTCTGGTTCGGCGCGTTGCCATCGAAGACCCGACGCATCGGCTCTGGAGAATCGACCATTTAAAAGAGAGGCTGACGCTGCATGCGGCCTCGCTTGAAAGCCTCCCGAGCGTCTATCGGGTTTTCCAAGCGCTCAAGCCGGACGAATGCTATCATCTGGCCGCCCAAAGTTTCGTCTCGTACTCCTTCGAGGACGAGTTTTCGACGCTCAATGCCAATATCAACGGAACGCATTACGTCCTGGCGGCCATCCGTGACTGCGCACCGGACTGCCGCCTGTATTTTGCCGCGTCGAGCGAAATGTTCGGAAAAGTGGCTGAAGTGCCGCAGAAGGAATCGACACCCTTCCACCCGCGGTCGGCATACGGCATTTCCAAAGTCGCCGGTTTTCATTTGACGAGGAACTATCGTGAGGCTTACAACGTCAGAGCCACGAGCGGCATTCTCTACAATCATGAATCGCCGCGCCGGGGATTCGAGTTCGTCACGCGCAAGATCACGTCCCACGCGGCTAGGATCAAGCTGGGGTTGGCTCATGAACTCAAGCTCGGCAATTTGGACGCCAAGCGCGACTGGGGACATGCCCGTGAGTACGTCCGCGCCATGTGGATGATGCTGCAACATCCGGAACCGGACGATTACGTCATCGCCACGGGGGAACAGCACACGGTACGAGAATTTGCTGAGGCGGCCTTTGCGCACGTGGGGCTCAATTACCATGACTACGTCAAGCTCGATCCACAATTGCTGAGACCGGCCGAAGTCGAGACCTTGCTCGGCGACGCCACCAAGGCCAAACAGCGCCTGGGTTGGTCGACAAAGATTTCGTTCAAGGATCTGGTTGCGGAGATGGTGGAGAGCGATCTCCGGCATTTTTCGGCTACGCACTGA
- a CDS encoding glycosyl transferase has product MDDGEVDLTVLVITKNEAHNIEACLRSVAWARTRIVIDSQSTDETVPLAERAGARVWVRPWAGYGPQKNFGLDQAQTEWVLILDADERVPIDLAREIRDRLSKPLPSDVAGLEVPRRNFFYGRWIQYGGMYPDYQLRLVRRRVCRYDDTRLHERMTYEGRVLRVSHAMDHLTMPTVGHHARKVAAYSTLGAEEKLKRQRMITRSQIAWHHLGTITKTYVLRGAIREGIHGLIVSLFAGMFTFLKYAKAWEAQVHADAMPKARRGRHATRH; this is encoded by the coding sequence GTGGATGACGGTGAGGTCGATCTGACGGTTCTGGTGATCACGAAGAACGAGGCGCACAATATTGAGGCCTGCTTGCGCTCCGTCGCGTGGGCGCGAACACGAATTGTCATAGACTCGCAAAGCACCGACGAGACGGTGCCATTGGCCGAACGGGCCGGTGCCCGTGTGTGGGTGCGCCCCTGGGCCGGATACGGGCCGCAGAAGAACTTCGGTCTTGACCAGGCGCAGACGGAGTGGGTGCTGATCCTTGATGCCGACGAACGAGTGCCCATCGATCTGGCTCGCGAGATCCGCGACCGACTTTCGAAGCCGCTTCCGTCGGACGTAGCCGGATTGGAAGTGCCGCGCAGAAACTTCTTTTACGGACGATGGATTCAATATGGGGGCATGTATCCCGATTATCAGTTGCGGCTGGTCCGCCGCAGGGTATGCCGCTACGACGACACACGCCTCCACGAGCGGATGACATATGAGGGACGTGTCTTGCGCGTGTCCCATGCCATGGATCATCTCACGATGCCGACGGTAGGACATCACGCCCGGAAAGTGGCCGCCTATTCGACGCTCGGCGCTGAAGAAAAACTCAAGCGCCAACGTATGATCACGCGGTCTCAAATCGCATGGCACCATCTCGGCACGATTACGAAGACCTATGTCTTGCGCGGTGCCATTCGCGAGGGGATCCATGGTTTGATCGTCTCGCTTTTCGCCGGGATGTTCACATTTCTCAAGTATGCCAAAGCCTGGGAGGCGCAGGTGCACGCCGATGCGATGCCGAAGGCTCGACGAGGGAGACATGCGACTCGGCATTGA
- a CDS encoding spore coat protein, whose amino-acid sequence MKGIVLAGGLGSRLLPLTKVTNKHLLPVYDRPMVYYPIQALVNAGITEVMLVTGGNSAGDFLRLLGNGRQHGLQHLAYTYQEGEGGIADALRMAEHFADGQAVCVFLGDNVIERNIRGATEAFRQQQVGAKILLKEVKDPQRFGVPVLNGPRVVRIDEKPKQPASGYAVTGIYFYDAQVFDIIKTLKPSGRGELEITDVNNAYIDKGQLTWDVLEGWWTDAGTIESLFLANRLVAETGANHV is encoded by the coding sequence ATGAAAGGGATTGTTTTGGCCGGGGGGTTGGGGTCGCGGCTTCTTCCGCTGACAAAGGTGACTAACAAGCACCTCTTGCCGGTGTATGACCGTCCAATGGTCTACTATCCCATTCAAGCGCTGGTGAATGCCGGGATTACGGAGGTTATGCTCGTCACCGGCGGCAATAGTGCCGGCGATTTTCTCAGATTACTCGGCAACGGACGCCAACACGGGCTGCAGCACCTTGCGTATACGTATCAGGAGGGCGAGGGAGGCATTGCCGATGCGCTTCGCATGGCCGAACATTTTGCCGATGGGCAAGCCGTCTGCGTCTTTCTCGGCGACAACGTCATCGAGCGCAACATTCGGGGTGCGACGGAGGCGTTTCGCCAACAGCAAGTCGGAGCCAAAATACTCTTGAAGGAAGTCAAGGATCCGCAGCGCTTCGGCGTGCCGGTCTTGAATGGTCCTCGAGTCGTGAGGATCGACGAGAAGCCGAAGCAGCCTGCGTCAGGGTACGCCGTGACGGGGATCTATTTTTACGATGCCCAGGTGTTCGACATCATTAAGACACTCAAGCCATCCGGCCGCGGAGAACTTGAGATCACGGACGTCAACAACGCGTACATCGACAAGGGACAGCTGACCTGGGACGTTCTCGAAGGATGGTGGACGGATGCCGGAACCATCGAGTCGCTCTTTCTCGCCAATCGATTGGTCGCTGAAACCGGGGCCAATCACGTCTGA
- a CDS encoding glutamine--scyllo-inositol aminotransferase, translating into MAVPLLDLSAQHKPIQAELMAAIQQVLESQAFILGPEVTKLEERVAAYSQTRYGIGVTSGTDALLVALMALGIKNGDEVITTPYSFFATAGAIVRVGATPVFVDIDPVTYNIDPVKIELAVTKKTKAIMPVHLYGQCADMAPIMAVAQRHGLSVIEDAAQAIGAEYADGRRAGSLGTVGCFSFFPSKNLGGLGDGGMVTTNDPDLAERIRVLRVHGSKPKYYHSLIGGNFRLDSIQAAVLNVKLNYLDGWTKRRQDNARRYCALFTEAGLTAKPDIGLPQAVYEACGCSHHHIYNQFVIRVPRRDQLLTFLKERGVTTEVYYPVPFHLQECFQSLGHKSGDFPESELAASETLALPIYPELRADQQEFVVRIIQSFFEGATRGV; encoded by the coding sequence ATGGCAGTCCCGCTACTTGATCTCAGTGCGCAGCACAAACCGATTCAAGCCGAGTTAATGGCCGCTATCCAGCAGGTACTGGAAAGTCAGGCGTTCATTCTCGGTCCGGAGGTGACCAAACTAGAGGAGCGGGTGGCCGCATATTCGCAAACGCGGTATGGAATTGGTGTCACCTCGGGAACCGATGCCTTGCTGGTTGCACTGATGGCATTGGGCATCAAGAATGGTGACGAGGTCATTACGACTCCATACTCCTTCTTCGCCACGGCCGGCGCGATTGTTCGAGTGGGTGCCACGCCAGTCTTCGTCGATATCGACCCCGTGACGTATAATATCGATCCTGTCAAAATCGAACTGGCGGTGACCAAGAAGACTAAGGCCATTATGCCCGTGCATCTCTATGGGCAATGTGCGGACATGGCGCCGATCATGGCGGTGGCTCAACGTCATGGGCTCTCTGTCATCGAAGATGCGGCGCAGGCCATCGGGGCTGAATATGCCGACGGACGTCGGGCTGGAAGCCTGGGCACCGTTGGGTGCTTTTCGTTCTTCCCCAGTAAGAATTTGGGGGGGCTCGGCGATGGCGGGATGGTAACGACGAACGACCCCGATTTGGCCGAGCGAATTCGTGTGCTTCGCGTCCACGGTAGTAAGCCAAAATACTATCACAGTCTGATCGGCGGCAACTTTCGTCTCGACAGCATTCAGGCGGCGGTCCTCAACGTCAAGTTGAACTACTTGGACGGATGGACCAAACGACGACAAGATAATGCTCGGCGATATTGCGCGCTCTTTACCGAGGCTGGATTGACCGCGAAGCCCGACATCGGGTTGCCCCAGGCTGTCTATGAAGCGTGCGGCTGCTCGCACCATCATATTTACAATCAGTTCGTGATCCGAGTTCCCCGGCGAGATCAACTGTTGACGTTTCTCAAGGAGCGCGGAGTGACCACGGAGGTCTATTATCCCGTTCCATTTCACCTGCAAGAGTGTTTTCAGTCGTTGGGCCATAAGTCCGGAGATTTCCCCGAATCAGAACTGGCGGCCAGCGAGACCCTGGCGCTTCCGATTTATCCAGAATTGCGTGCTGACCAACAAGAGTTTGTGGTGCGCAT
- a CDS encoding O-Antigen Polymerase family protein produces MTDSVSMSARPPLLDKVWTIQRLGLPALAFLNFFPPAHGPTRYLFFSLLILAIITLWRQGQSVWVRTPLDVPLLLFVGWILFTIPFSIDPAYSFREWRKLSAQVLVFYWSMAVLKADTERRSSHDVLVAVLAGTAVTAGYAIIGVLQRPDPWSRDLRAGAIGSDYNWLSTYMVMALPLTLTATMRFRAGWLKVCGVTTTGLALVAEVAAYTRAGWIGLVAEACVGLWLAGRRWLLLIVLVILASTVAGVALTVTVNEQAGTSAVADPWTFKARLNVWKLAATDLFEHPLVGVGYGNYNFVKRYSGHPELEKAYGPHSTFIVVGLGSGLPALACFLWLIAKIYLVLTQPIRQDQLPTEIAHRMIPFGVALMVIGVATRNLFDYMLIGALANLFWIMVALGLHMSGWHEGRCSGAVRPATEILPASTNSRHRSEGSIASA; encoded by the coding sequence ATGACAGACAGCGTTTCGATGTCCGCTCGTCCGCCCTTGCTGGACAAGGTGTGGACGATCCAACGATTGGGTTTGCCCGCACTCGCGTTTCTGAACTTCTTCCCGCCCGCCCATGGCCCTACTCGGTATCTGTTTTTCTCCTTGCTGATACTGGCCATCATCACGCTGTGGCGGCAGGGGCAATCCGTTTGGGTGCGGACTCCCCTCGACGTTCCGCTGTTGCTGTTTGTCGGCTGGATTTTGTTCACCATTCCATTCTCCATCGACCCAGCCTACAGCTTCCGCGAGTGGCGCAAGCTTTCGGCGCAGGTACTGGTGTTTTACTGGAGTATGGCCGTGCTCAAGGCCGACACCGAACGTCGGAGTTCACACGACGTACTCGTGGCTGTGCTCGCCGGGACTGCAGTAACGGCAGGATATGCCATCATTGGAGTGTTGCAGCGTCCGGATCCTTGGAGTCGAGACCTGCGCGCTGGGGCCATCGGATCCGATTACAACTGGCTCAGCACGTATATGGTCATGGCCCTTCCGTTGACCCTCACGGCCACGATGCGATTCCGCGCCGGATGGCTCAAAGTCTGTGGTGTCACCACGACGGGGTTGGCCCTCGTGGCCGAGGTCGCTGCGTATACCCGCGCAGGCTGGATCGGGCTCGTGGCTGAAGCTTGTGTCGGACTCTGGCTAGCGGGCCGCCGGTGGCTCCTGTTGATCGTGCTGGTCATTTTGGCGTCGACTGTGGCGGGGGTGGCGCTTACCGTGACAGTGAACGAGCAAGCCGGGACCTCTGCGGTGGCGGATCCCTGGACGTTCAAGGCCAGACTGAATGTCTGGAAATTGGCGGCCACGGATCTGTTCGAACATCCTTTGGTCGGGGTGGGTTACGGAAACTACAACTTCGTCAAGCGCTATAGCGGACATCCAGAATTGGAGAAAGCGTACGGCCCGCATAGTACGTTTATCGTGGTGGGCCTGGGCAGCGGCCTGCCAGCGCTGGCCTGTTTTCTCTGGCTGATCGCAAAAATCTACTTAGTCCTCACGCAGCCGATCCGACAGGACCAACTGCCGACAGAAATCGCTCACCGCATGATACCGTTCGGTGTGGCCCTAATGGTCATTGGAGTTGCGACACGGAATTTGTTCGACTACATGCTGATCGGCGCGCTGGCTAACCTATTTTGGATCATGGTCGCACTGGGACTTCACATGTCAGGGTGGCATGAAGGCCGTTGCTCCGGGGCCGTGCGTCCCGCGACTGAAATTCTGCCGGCGTCCACCAATAGCCGCCACCGCTCTGAGGGATCGATTGCCTCCGCATAA
- a CDS encoding dTDP-glucose 4,6-dehydratase encodes MRILVTGGAGFIGSHLVRRFVTHSEDTVVNLDALKYSGNLENLSDLVGHARYRFVQGDICDAELVATVLRDERIDGMINCAAETHVDRSITEPMAFAKTDVIGTATLLEAARAAGVTRFLQVSTDEVYGSVESGHSTEEDPIVPRSPYAASKAGGDLLVCSYWTTYQFPVLITRGSNTYGPNQYPEKFIPLFITNAIDDQPLPLYGDGQYRRDWLSVYDHAAGIEHVFRHGKPGTVYNVGGGNERENLVVALTILDQLGKPRSLIRYVQDRPGHDRRYAVDCGRVRAIGWAPQVDFESGLKETVEWYLTHQSWWRTIKNGEFRAYYEHAYGERLKGTSI; translated from the coding sequence ATGCGGATACTGGTCACCGGGGGCGCGGGATTCATTGGATCGCACTTGGTCCGTCGATTCGTGACGCATTCCGAGGATACGGTTGTGAATCTCGATGCGTTGAAGTATTCAGGCAATCTCGAAAATTTGTCAGATCTGGTCGGGCATGCTCGCTATCGCTTCGTGCAAGGGGATATCTGTGATGCGGAGTTGGTGGCGACGGTGCTCCGAGACGAACGGATCGACGGTATGATCAATTGTGCAGCCGAAACGCACGTGGATCGCTCCATTACCGAGCCGATGGCATTCGCCAAAACCGACGTGATCGGGACGGCTACGCTGTTGGAAGCGGCCCGTGCCGCCGGCGTCACCAGATTCTTACAGGTGAGTACGGATGAAGTGTACGGAAGCGTGGAGAGCGGCCACTCGACGGAGGAGGATCCCATCGTGCCGCGCAGCCCTTACGCCGCGAGCAAGGCGGGGGGGGATCTCTTGGTCTGCAGCTATTGGACGACGTATCAGTTTCCGGTGCTCATTACCCGAGGCAGCAACACCTATGGGCCCAATCAATATCCCGAAAAGTTCATCCCGTTGTTCATCACGAACGCCATCGACGACCAGCCGCTTCCTCTCTACGGGGATGGACAGTACCGGCGCGATTGGCTTTCCGTCTATGATCATGCAGCGGGCATCGAGCACGTCTTTCGCCATGGCAAGCCGGGTACGGTCTACAACGTCGGAGGAGGAAACGAGCGGGAGAACCTGGTCGTGGCTCTGACCATTCTCGACCAACTCGGGAAACCGCGCTCCCTGATCCGTTACGTTCAGGATCGCCCCGGACATGATCGCCGCTACGCCGTGGACTGCGGCCGTGTACGCGCCATCGGATGGGCCCCACAGGTCGACTTCGAATCTGGATTGAAAGAAACGGTGGAGTGGTATCTGACGCACCAGTCCTGGTGGCGTACCATCAAAAACGGAGAATTTCGCGCGTACTATGAGCACGCTTACGGCGAACGCCTGAAGGGAACAAGCATATGA
- a CDS encoding NAD(P)-dependent oxidoreductase: MRIFVTGANGQVGREIARVVPRERLYLATHGSDDVSDDRIVKTIQRERPDVVIHAAALTDVDACEREPERANRINDLGTRLVATGAAHAGAYLIALSTDYVFDGTKGAPYVESDVPAPISVYGATKLAGERAALLESNHACVVRTAWVFGEGRRHFITMVMERIRQGEIVRGVVDRLGSPTYTRDLVAVLLKLAELKPTGVLHVAGAGACNWYQYAEAIYDMVDGARRLEPIAFAELERPARRPANSALASERLAGLGISMRSWREMVQDYLGTHEHVGQRSVTT, encoded by the coding sequence ATGCGTATTTTTGTGACGGGCGCCAACGGACAGGTGGGACGGGAGATCGCTCGCGTCGTCCCTCGCGAACGGCTGTATTTGGCGACCCACGGGTCTGACGATGTTTCGGACGACCGTATCGTTAAGACGATCCAACGCGAACGCCCGGATGTCGTCATTCACGCTGCGGCCCTGACCGACGTGGACGCGTGCGAACGGGAGCCTGAACGGGCAAACCGTATCAATGACCTCGGGACGAGGCTTGTGGCCACAGGGGCAGCGCACGCCGGGGCGTACCTCATCGCCCTCTCAACGGACTACGTTTTCGATGGGACTAAAGGCGCTCCATATGTCGAATCGGATGTGCCCGCCCCCATTAGTGTCTATGGAGCCACGAAGTTGGCCGGTGAACGAGCCGCGCTTCTGGAATCGAACCATGCGTGCGTGGTCCGTACGGCCTGGGTTTTCGGTGAAGGTAGACGTCACTTCATTACAATGGTGATGGAGCGAATCCGACAGGGCGAGATCGTACGGGGCGTCGTCGACAGGCTTGGAAGTCCTACCTATACAAGAGATCTCGTGGCCGTGCTGCTCAAGCTGGCCGAACTCAAACCGACAGGAGTTCTGCACGTCGCCGGAGCGGGTGCCTGCAACTGGTACCAGTATGCTGAGGCGATCTACGACATGGTTGATGGGGCCCGTCGACTGGAACCAATTGCATTTGCTGAACTGGAGCGGCCGGCCCGTCGGCCGGCGAACTCAGCCTTGGCCAGCGAGCGGCTGGCCGGCCTCGGTATTTCCATGCGAAGTTGGCGGGAGATGGTGCAGGATTATCTGGGGACGCACGAACACGTCGGCCAACGATCCGTAACCACATGA
- a CDS encoding acetyltransferase, with protein sequence MNQNPAYAGFQIGDWTYGSPTVPRCLDGATLRIGRFCAIASGVTILTGLEHRTDWISTYHFHLLGETGRDLPYASRTKGDVVIGHDVWVANDVLILSGVSIGNGAVVAARSVVTKDVPAYAIVAGVPAKVVRYRFDPPTVEALQAIAWWNWPIERIREAAPLLMSSDVKALLRQYGTVQ encoded by the coding sequence ATGAATCAGAATCCTGCTTACGCGGGATTTCAGATCGGTGACTGGACTTATGGCAGCCCGACGGTCCCCCGATGCCTCGATGGTGCGACCCTTCGGATCGGACGTTTCTGTGCAATTGCGTCAGGCGTAACCATTCTGACGGGATTGGAGCACAGGACCGATTGGATCTCCACCTATCATTTCCATCTCCTGGGAGAAACCGGACGAGACCTCCCGTATGCCTCACGCACGAAGGGAGACGTGGTCATCGGACATGACGTGTGGGTGGCGAACGATGTCTTAATCCTGTCTGGAGTGAGCATCGGGAACGGCGCTGTGGTGGCGGCCAGGAGCGTCGTGACCAAAGACGTGCCGGCGTATGCGATTGTCGCGGGCGTGCCTGCTAAGGTTGTGCGATACCGATTCGATCCGCCGACGGTCGAGGCGCTGCAGGCGATCGCCTGGTGGAACTGGCCCATTGAGCGTATTCGAGAAGCGGCCCCGCTGCTGATGTCTTCCGACGTGAAGGCACTTCTTCGACAGTATGGGACCGTGCAGTGA
- a CDS encoding hypothetical protein (possible pseudo, frameshifted), translating into MSGNASLSSMPGASLVIPVYNQLDYTKRCLDSIFKWTETPFELILVDNASSDGSREYLDTVPATVITNDRNLGCAKAWNQGVRASRADVVAILNNDIVVTPGWLSGLRRYMEAHQHGIVSPAAREGVLDYDLESYAKQYTDRCRDAARAELYGACLVIARRVFDRVGLFDEAFGYGGCEDIDFQWRAMQAGFTVGMTGSVLIHHFSMVTQSAIVRAENQSYSTENLRHFTAKWKRTVRGNWLQRRWAGIKQAARESYEAVRYGHTLVERPSRQALGR; encoded by the coding sequence ATGAGTGGGAACGCGTCCCTCTCGTCGATGCCTGGCGCGAGCCTTGTCATTCCGGTCTACAATCAGTTGGACTACACCAAACGTTGTCTCGACTCAATTTTCAAATGGACGGAGACGCCCTTCGAATTGATTCTTGTGGATAACGCCTCTTCCGACGGCTCCCGTGAATATCTCGACACGGTCCCGGCGACCGTCATCACGAACGACCGGAATCTCGGCTGTGCCAAGGCCTGGAATCAGGGAGTACGGGCGAGCCGCGCCGATGTCGTTGCCATACTCAACAACGATATCGTGGTGACGCCGGGATGGCTGTCTGGGCTCCGTCGTTACATGGAGGCGCACCAGCATGGGATCGTGTCACCCGCTGCGCGCGAAGGTGTGCTCGACTACGATTTGGAGTCCTATGCGAAACAGTATACGGATCGGTGTCGGGATGCAGCACGAGCAGAACTCTATGGAGCCTGTCTGGTCATTGCCCGGCGAGTGTTCGATCGAGTCGGTTTGTTCGACGAGGCGTTTGGGTACGGAGGGTGCGAGGACATCGATTTCCAATGGCGCGCCATGCAAGCGGGTTTTACGGTTGGTATGACAGGGTCGGTGCTGATTCATCATTTCAGCATGGTGACCCAATCCGCCATCGTGCGCGCGGAGAATCAGTCCTACTCGACCGAGAACCTCCGGCACTTCACGGCCAAGTGGAAGCGCACGGTACGAGGGAACTGGTTGCAACGTCGATGGGCTGGAATCAAACAAGCGGCGAGGGAATCCTATGAAGCGGTCCGGTATGGGCATACGCTCGTGGAGCGACCGTCACGGCAGGCTCTCGGTCGATGA
- a CDS encoding glycosyl transferase group 1 yields the protein MKVLFIHGIGEVGGAERELLTYMDYLPSRGYEPTVICPERGPLRTALDARGIRTFGAAFPPWRKLAGIWKRFPSVWALRTLIGELQPDLVHVNEFWWVPQTLRAIPRNRKGMLPLVAHFRQDLPGEKVSQYELAEVADVCAVSEQVAGTLRRAGLDANRVHVLHSGLAQTWLERSDGSLRARVRGELGLSDDDLVLATVAHLFERKGYEVALRALHRIVQAGLPAHYLIVGTGDPGYERRLRELCRELRIGPRVHFVGFRDDVRACLEAADLYTQPSLMEGFGISVLEAMACGRAVVASRTGGVSDSVVENVTGLLVPPGDVDRLARACCELLHDEARRTSMGTAGRRRVIKCFSVERMMSGLTAVYGAAAQRAAGSVPVLMPS from the coding sequence GTGAAGGTCCTCTTTATTCATGGCATCGGCGAAGTGGGTGGAGCGGAGCGCGAACTCTTGACGTACATGGACTACCTGCCTTCCCGCGGCTATGAGCCAACCGTGATTTGCCCGGAGAGGGGGCCGTTACGTACTGCGCTGGATGCGCGGGGGATCCGGACGTTCGGGGCGGCCTTTCCGCCCTGGCGGAAGCTGGCTGGAATTTGGAAGCGATTCCCTTCGGTCTGGGCGTTGCGGACCCTGATCGGTGAGCTGCAACCGGATCTGGTCCACGTCAACGAATTCTGGTGGGTTCCGCAGACATTGCGTGCGATCCCGCGCAACAGAAAAGGCATGCTTCCGCTGGTGGCACATTTCCGTCAAGACTTACCCGGAGAAAAGGTCTCCCAATACGAGCTTGCCGAGGTAGCCGACGTCTGTGCGGTTTCCGAGCAGGTCGCCGGTACCCTACGACGCGCGGGCCTTGATGCCAACCGTGTTCATGTTCTCCATAGTGGCCTGGCACAGACATGGCTGGAGCGGTCCGATGGTTCGCTCCGAGCCCGGGTGCGCGGCGAGTTGGGTCTTTCTGATGACGACCTTGTCCTGGCAACTGTCGCCCACCTCTTCGAGCGCAAGGGATACGAGGTCGCTCTACGGGCCCTGCACCGGATCGTGCAGGCAGGGCTGCCGGCTCATTATCTGATTGTCGGAACGGGCGATCCCGGATACGAACGGCGGCTGCGCGAGTTGTGTAGGGAGCTGAGGATCGGACCGCGGGTGCATTTCGTCGGGTTTCGTGACGACGTGCGTGCATGCCTGGAGGCGGCCGATCTCTACACCCAGCCGTCGCTGATGGAAGGCTTCGGGATCTCGGTGCTCGAAGCTATGGCGTGCGGTCGGGCCGTGGTCGCGTCGAGGACGGGTGGGGTATCCGATAGCGTGGTCGAGAACGTCACCGGTCTCCTGGTGCCCCCCGGGGACGTCGACAGGCTGGCGCGGGCGTGCTGCGAGCTGCTCCATGACGAAGCGCGCCGGACTTCGATGGGAACCGCAGGGCGACGGCGCGTGATCAAATGCTTTTCGGTGGAACGGATGATGTCCGGGCTGACGGCTGTGTATGGCGCTGCTGCTCAGCGTGCGGCAGGCTCGGTGCCCGTATTGATGCCATCATGA
- a CDS encoding alpha-L-glycero-D-manno-heptose beta-1,4-glucosyltransferase, which produces MIIAYNDEPNMRACLESITWADEIVVVDSHSSDRTADIAKEYTSKVFQHDFCGFGRLRNESMEHATHDWIFSLDSDERATPEVEIEVRRLVTTTGAADAYFTPRKNFFLGRWIQHSGFYPDYRQPQLYRKRAMRYREDVVHEGFDVDGRIGYMTQPVLQYPFRNIDHYLAKMDRYSDLMAQRMLDQGRRFRAHQLVTHPFFTFFKMYVGRSGWRDGTPGLILAGLYGYYTFIKYAKFWDLTART; this is translated from the coding sequence GTGATCATCGCCTATAACGACGAACCGAATATGCGAGCCTGTCTCGAATCCATTACCTGGGCGGATGAAATCGTGGTGGTCGACTCGCACAGCAGCGATCGGACGGCAGACATCGCCAAGGAGTATACGTCGAAGGTTTTCCAACACGACTTTTGCGGTTTTGGACGCCTGCGAAACGAATCCATGGAACATGCCACGCATGACTGGATCTTCAGTCTCGACTCCGACGAACGAGCGACGCCGGAAGTAGAAATCGAAGTCCGTCGCCTCGTGACGACGACTGGTGCGGCCGACGCGTATTTCACCCCGAGAAAGAATTTTTTCTTGGGACGATGGATTCAGCACAGCGGGTTTTACCCCGACTATCGCCAGCCTCAACTCTACCGAAAGCGGGCCATGCGATACCGTGAGGACGTGGTCCATGAAGGATTTGACGTCGACGGTCGAATTGGGTACATGACGCAGCCTGTTCTCCAATATCCGTTTCGCAATATCGATCATTATTTGGCAAAGATGGACCGCTATTCCGATCTGATGGCCCAGCGTATGTTGGACCAGGGGCGACGCTTTCGTGCCCACCAACTCGTCACCCATCCGTTTTTCACGTTTTTCAAAATGTACGTCGGACGAAGCGGATGGCGTGATGGGACACCAGGATTGATTCTCGCTGGGCTCTATGGCTACTACACGTTTATCAAATACGCGAAATTCTGGGATCTTACAGCCAGAACATAA